One segment of Vibrio orientalis CIP 102891 = ATCC 33934 DNA contains the following:
- a CDS encoding NupC/NupG family nucleoside CNT transporter, whose translation MNSILGIVAILFVAWLLSTNRKSINLKTVSLAFALQISFALLVLYVPAGKEVLNTVTGAVSNLINYGQEGIAFLFGGLATGGFTFAINVLGIIIFFSALISGLYHIGLMPKVINVIGGGLQKLLGIGRAESLSATANIFVGMIEAPLVVKPYLKQMTDSQFFAVMVGGLASVAGGTLVGYASLGVDLNFLIAAAFMSAPAGLLMAKIMVPETETIDRETELDNVEMPRATNVVEAMADGAMSGLRIAVAVGATLLAFISVIAMLNGMLGWLGSLIGMELSFELILGYLFAPVAWLLGIPWSEAITAGSLIGNKIVVNEFVAFIQLMDVKAQLSVHSQAIVTFALCGFANISTMAMLIGGLGSVVPEKRPFISKFGFRAITAGVMANLMSASIAGVILSL comes from the coding sequence ATGAACTCAATTCTTGGTATTGTGGCCATCCTCTTTGTCGCATGGCTGCTGTCGACTAACCGTAAAAGCATCAACCTAAAAACGGTATCTTTAGCGTTTGCTTTGCAGATTTCTTTCGCACTACTGGTTCTGTACGTACCTGCAGGTAAAGAAGTACTGAATACCGTGACTGGCGCCGTATCTAACTTGATCAACTACGGCCAAGAAGGCATTGCTTTTCTGTTTGGTGGCCTCGCAACAGGTGGTTTTACCTTCGCGATTAATGTTCTAGGTATCATCATTTTCTTCTCTGCGCTGATTTCAGGTTTGTACCATATTGGCCTAATGCCAAAGGTAATCAATGTGATCGGTGGTGGCTTGCAAAAGCTACTAGGTATTGGTCGCGCAGAATCGCTGTCTGCAACAGCGAATATTTTTGTTGGCATGATTGAAGCGCCATTAGTGGTGAAGCCATACCTAAAACAGATGACTGATTCGCAGTTTTTCGCTGTGATGGTGGGCGGCCTTGCTTCTGTTGCTGGTGGCACATTAGTTGGCTATGCATCTCTTGGTGTCGATTTGAACTTCCTCATCGCTGCAGCGTTTATGTCAGCGCCAGCGGGTCTGTTGATGGCGAAAATTATGGTGCCAGAAACCGAAACAATTGATCGTGAAACAGAGCTTGATAATGTTGAAATGCCACGAGCAACCAACGTGGTTGAAGCGATGGCTGATGGTGCAATGTCGGGTTTACGTATTGCGGTCGCGGTCGGTGCAACACTTCTCGCGTTTATTAGTGTGATTGCGATGCTAAACGGTATGCTCGGTTGGCTAGGTAGTCTAATCGGCATGGAGCTAAGCTTTGAGCTTATCCTTGGCTATCTATTTGCTCCTGTTGCATGGCTGCTAGGTATTCCTTGGTCTGAAGCGATTACAGCGGGTTCTTTAATCGGTAATAAGATCGTTGTTAACGAGTTCGTGGCATTTATTCAATTGATGGACGTAAAAGCACAGCTAAGTGTTCATTCGCAAGCTATCGTGACGTTTGCTCTGTGTGGCTTCGCTAACATTTCAACGATGGCAATGTTGATTGGTGGTTTAGGTAGTGTGGTTCCTGAAAAGCGCCCATTCATTTCTAAGTTTGGCTTCCGCGCGATTACAGCTGGCGTAATGGCTAACTTAATGAGTGCATCAATTGCAGGTGTGATTCTAAGTCTGTAA